The DNA region CGGGGGATATATTCCGCAATCCGAGGCACCCCTACACGCGAGGCCTGCTTCGATCGATTCCACGGGTCGACCAGGTGCGAGGCGAACTGCTGGAGACCATCGAGGGTCGCCCTCCTGACCTTATAGACCTGCCGCCCGGCTGTCCGTTTGTGCCGAGGTGCGACTACGCGATAGATGTCTGCGCCGGCCAGTTCCCGGATGAGACAGCGATTAGCGATAGTCATCGCGCAGCCTGTTGGGTCGCCACCGAGCTTGGAGAGGTGTCGGCGTCATGACCACTGCCCCAACGCAGCACTCTCCTGCACATCGCCAGCATCCTGAAGGCGATAACCTGGTTGAAGTCCGTAATCTCAAGGTCAACTTCCCTGTAAAGGCGGGATGGATCATTCCCCGGACTGTCGGACTGATCAAGGCCGTTGACGACGTCAGCCTGGCTATCCGGCGTGGAGAGACGCTCGGTCTGGTAGGTGAGAGCGGATGCGGCAAGACCACTCTCGGCCGTGCGATTCTACGGCTCGAAAGGGCAGAATCCGGCGACGTCTACTTTGGCGGCCGCAACCTGGACGAGATGAACAGGGAAGAGCTGCGTGGCATGCGTCGCCGCGCACAGATCATCTTCCAGGACCCGTACACCTCCCTCGACCCACGGCAGACCGCCGGTGACTGCGTTGGCGAGCCTCTCAGGGTGCACAACCTGGTCAAGGGCCGTGGTGAATACAGGGACGAGGTCGCCAGGCTCCTCGAGATCGTCGGCCTGAATCCGAACATGGCGAGCCGGTTCCCTCACGAGTTCAGCGGCGGGCAGCGCCAGCGCATCGGAATCGCCCGCGCCCTGGCCGTTAACCCCGAGTTCGTCGTCTGTGACGAGCCGGTGTCTGCGCTCGACGTATCGATCCAGGGCCAGATCATCAACCTGCTGCAGGAGCTGCAGCAGACGTTCAACTTCACCTACCTGTTCGTGTCGCACGACCTGTCTGTGGTCCGGCACG from Dehalococcoidia bacterium includes:
- a CDS encoding ATP-binding cassette domain-containing protein, with protein sequence MTTAPTQHSPAHRQHPEGDNLVEVRNLKVNFPVKAGWIIPRTVGLIKAVDDVSLAIRRGETLGLVGESGCGKTTLGRAILRLERAESGDVYFGGRNLDEMNREELRGMRRRAQIIFQDPYTSLDPRQTAGDCVGEPLRVHNLVKGRGEYRDEVARLLEIVGLNPNMASRFPHEFSGGQRQRIGIARALAVNPEFVVCDEPVSALDVSIQGQIINLLQELQQTFNFTYLFVSHDLSVVRHVSDRIAVMYLGRIVEVATQDELYEDPLHPYTRALLSAIPIPDPDVEAGRERIPLPGEVPSPLNPPSGCSFHPRCLLAIEECEGDVPELQG